TTCAGCATTGTTACTTCGTAAATTAGATGGAGATTTACGCAAACGTCTAGAATCTTTTAGGTCCTCGAACGAAGAGGAAACACACACTTTGCCTACAGTCAAAGACATAATCTTGTTTCTGAACACAGAATGTAACATGAGTGAAGATGCAGACCTCCACTCGTCAGCAAAGAAAGCTCAGCTTTCAATCAGCGATCTCAAAAGGTCACGCGGTTTGAAGACAAACACAAACCCACCGCTTTAGTAACAGCTCACAATATAAATAGTAGCAGTTGTTTTGCTTGTGGTAACTCTGATCACAAAATCCATGTTTGTCCCACATTTCTAAAGCTTTCACCAGCTGAAAGGTTTCAACTTGTAAAACGAGAACGAAAATGCTTCTCGTGCTTGAGAGTTCATAATTTGCCTCAATGTCAATCATCGCATACTTGTAAACGGTGTCGCAAACGACATCACACATTGCTACATCTCCAGTCAGGCGCGACTGAGCGAAGTGAAGCAAGCAATCAATACTCGACACGTCATCAATCAGCTGTGGAGCGACGTCACAACACGACTCATCATCGATCGATACCACAGCCGAGAGTAGCGGGAACACCTCCTCCAGCTGACGTCACGAGTCCCACTCCAGTCACGCTGTCTACGACTAAGACGCTGCTACCTGTGCATCCGCCACAACAGTCAACGGTACTCTTAGGTACCATCTTAGTGAAACTAACTGCTGAAAATGGACAGTCCCACGTTTTCCGCGGATTACTGGATTCCGGAAGTACTTGTAATCTGATAACGTGTCAGGCAGCCTCATTGCTAGGAGCAAGACGTTAtcattcaaacattcaaattgCTGGTTTATCACAGCATGCCTCTAACACACGTGGCATGTTATCTCTTCAAGTCAACACTTTGTCGGGTCAGCTCATAGCTCCTGATCAGGAGTTCCACATCTTGGATAAAATATCTGTGAACCTCCCAAGGGCGAAAATAAGTCCAGAGTTGTCGCATCTAGTTAAGCATTACACCTTAGCGGGTCCGACTTTTGACACCCCTTGCGGCATTGATGTATTGTTGGGTGGAACCATAATACCCACTGTCTTCACACAAGAAAATCATAGTTTAGGACCGGGACTGCCACATCTGATCGGCACTCAGTTCGGCTTCATACTTATGGGAACAGCTCCTTGTGTCACCCCGACAGAGCCAGTTAGTAACTATTCGATTGCACTTTTGTCTACTCACGACAACTCGCTTCACACAGCGTTACAAAAATTTTGGGTTCAAGAGGAACCGCCTATCATCAATCACAAAAGCATTGAAGAAACAAAGTGTGATGAACTTTTTGATAGTACTCATACGCGAAATGAAGACGGACGGTATGTTGTTAGATTACCGTTCAAAACAGAACCCAGCTGTTTAGGCTCATCTCGAGCAGCCGCAGAAAGACGTTTTGTATCCTTAGAAAGGAAGTTTCAAACCCAACCACAATTCGCTGAACTGTACAGGAATTTTATGAAATACTACAAAGCAACAGGTCATATGACACTTTTGGATAAACATCACGCCGACGAACCGCACTACTATTTACCCCACCACGGAGTAATAAAGGAAAGCAGCTCTACTACCAAGCTAAGGACTGTTTTTGATGCAAGCAACAAGACCACTTCAGGTTTGTCCTTGAACGACGTGCTACTAACTGGAAGGAAACTACAACCAAACATttccagtattttaataaacttccgcTCTCACGCTATAGTGTTTTCatgtgatataaaacaaatgtatcaaCAGATCTTAGTGCATCCTGAAGATCAAAACTTTCAGTTAATCTTGTGGCGAGATACTCCGGAACAGGAGATATCTACTTTTAAGCTAACAACAGTGACATATGGGATGAACAGTTCTCCATATTTAGCAATCAAGACACTTTCGCGGCTAGCAGAGGACGAAGGACACGCCTTCCCGGACGCAGCCTACGCATTGAAGCATCACACCTACATAGATGACATTGTGACAGGAAGTGCTTCACTAGAATCAGCTATCTAACTGCAAGACCAACTCATCCAGCTACTGGCGAAGGGAGGATTCGAGTTGAGAAAATGGGCTTCGAACGAACCCCGACTTCTGGACAGACTACCAGCTACTCATCGTGAGACGCCTCGCTTTCTGCAGGACTCACAATCTACGCAGTTCTCTATTTTAGGACTCCATTGGGATCCAGTTGAAGATTGCTTTCGCTACAATTTCAAACATCAGAGATGTAGCTTAACCAAAAGACATGTGTTAAGTTTAATAGCCAGATTGTATGACCCGTGCGGCTTTTTATCACCACTGATAATGGTAGCGAAAGGTTTTATGCAGCTCCTTTGGACACGAGGGCTCCAATGGGACGAACAATTGCCACCCGAACTAGCTGAAAAATGGCTATTGTTTGTGAACGACACACGGGATCATCTGGGTGACATCAAAATCGATCGTGTATTTCCCCTCCACGCCGCCAGCAGCGTAGAACTTCATGGGTTTTGTGACGCGTCTGAAAAAGGCGTCGCAGCCGTCATCTTTATCAAGTGTAACCAAATGAATGAGGCCCCAGTGATAAGACAAGTCATGTCGAAAACTAGAGTATCTCCATTAAAGAAGATCACAATAACACGCCTTGAACTCTGCGCAGCACATCTGCTGTCAAAATTAGCTACTTATTGCATTCAACAATTCAGCAATATTACTTTCAATCATGTCATGTTATGGAGTGACTCAACCGTAGCTCTACACTGGATAAAAACACCACCGTATCAGTTGAAAACATATGTAGCAAATAGAGTGGCAGAAATTCAGAACACATTTCCGTCACGGTTTTGGAACTATGTCACATCAAGCGACAATCCGAGTGACGTCGGATCACGTGGCCTATTAGCATCACAATTGAAAAACCATACATTATGGTTCGAGGGTCCCCAGTGGCTAAAACTGGACCGACAAACTTGGCCTCATTTCACCTTCTTTGAAGATAAAAGGGAAATCGAGAGAGAAACTAAAGAGACTCCTCTGAGCGTATTACAAAGCTCTATTGTTGAACATTGGGAAATATTCACCAAATTTTCCTCTTGGAATAAATTGATCAGAATTATGGcctatattttaagattcatcaacaattgtaaaaatggaTCTTCAACTGACAAATCAAAACTATTGTCtgttattgaattgaaaacagctaaacaaaaaatctttaagcTTGTACAGCAGCTTTTTCTTCagaatatttgttgttaaaaaagaaTGAGCAGTGTAACAACGCAATCCGGAAATTGCAGCCTTTCATCGATGAGGCGGATGTTATTCGCGTAGGCGGCCGGCTAAAAAATAGCCATCTAAACTATGAGTCACGACACCCCGTGCTACTACCAAAACAACACCCAGTAGTAAACTTGATTATCGATTACTACCACCGGATACACCTGCATTCCGGACCACAGCTGACTCAGGCTCTTCTCTCACAAGAGATATGGATCATCTCTGCTCGCAGTGCCATACGTTCACGTATTTTCAAATGTACTACGTGCTTTCGTCACAAGCCTAGAAATAGAACACCACTGATGGGTGACCTACCTGCCTCTCGGGTTACACCCTCAAGGCCATTTCAGTCTACAAGAGTAGACTACGCCGGACCCTTTTGTGCGCGAGTGCATCATCTTAAAGCTCTTAGACAAATAAAAgtctatttgtgtatttttatatgcatGGTAACCAAGGCTGTGCACATTGAGTTAGTGACAGATTTAACCACCGAAGGTTTTTTAGCAGCATTAACCCGTTTTGTATCACGACGCGGTCTGTGCTCAACAATCTATTCAGACTGCGGAACTAACTTCATTGGTGCAGAAtcatctttgaaaaaaatattaagtgaaaccGTGAAAGCCTCAACGGCTATggacaaaatttcacattttgcgAGTTTAAAGGGCATAGACTTTCGTTTTAATCCTCCAGCTGCCCCTCATCAAGGCGGACTCTGGGAAAGTGCCGTAAAAAGTGCTAAACACCATCTCCGGAGAGTAATGGGAGAAACAATCTTAACTCTTCCTGAATTCATGACGTTAACGGTTCAGGTTGAAGCCATGCTTAACTCAAGGCCGTTAACTCCACTCAGCGCTGATCCATCAGACCTATCAGCCTTGACTCCAGGTCATTTTTTGATTGGGACTCCGCTTGCCGCTCTACCGGAAGCTGACCACCACAACACTCCGACCAACAGACTACGCCATTGGCACTTGGTACAAGCCTTCCATCAGAGGATTTGGAAGCGATGGCATCTAGAATATCTTCATTCGCTGCAGCAGCGCTCCAAGTGGACATCACCACAGCCTAACATACAAGTGGGCGACCTAGTGCTCATCCAAGCTCCGTCACCATATTTAACCTGGCCAATGGGACGTGTCATCAAAACGCATCCTGGTGCAGATGGAATAGTGAGAGTGATCaccttaaaaacaattaatggtgtTCTCACTAGACCAGTTGTCAAGGTCTTTCCACTTCCTATGGAatgacaaatgtaaataaacagttttgttttcaagagttttgtttgtaactttgtgttaactatgttttatatatttggttttatcaACTTTAGACTAAGTGTGTTATTACCATATGTATCTTATTCCATAgccaagattttattttttttatttttctcttgaaaCCTTGTAATGTTTCAAGGAGACGGGaaatgttaggttttcatatttagtcatatcaattaatcaaattttacgcattaatatagtttttactaataattagaattgtatgttatttagaactgctctttgcccaccattgtccgataccatttttattataagccatctatttccacttatctttgtacacacacacacacacacacacacccacctgcattccaaatctatagtggtccgatcgtcacgtggtatgaggttcTTCTTAAGACTCCGtttcgctaggttgtacgtcaacaccagctctaaccaagttcgggccgtgtccctttgtcttgtctcttgtgaaccgcaagccgttctatggcagttaacagtcccttcgagccggacattatttggttaacgagccaaaagtaactttgtcgcaacgttcgtgagtgaaccgaaaacagtgtcaagtgaaggtggaatcttcatggtggaatcttcatccctcagcaaggactccaccagcgcaacgttccttggaatcaacccaggtcgaactacaatcaacccaacttcatgtgtgtcgaggtatcagacaatggacggtgcaaggtaacagtgtttcatcattcttattatggtccttcgcaactaaagacaatcttcttttcaaccaagatttaaaatcttcaactaattcggacatttttggacaatttaacagaagaagaaaatcattttaacacttgtattttgctctaattgtgtgcccttttttcctaatattatgttttgtgatctcattcgtatttatatttttcccaaacgactaagagttattccttagaaaatcaatgtatgggctcagctatcgaagtatgagtttttaaatattagacattttattggtccttcgaataattgcggtccgccaagccggatctaacatatctttgggtccttctgaccggatatCACACAACAGTCGCAGAAGAAACCCTTAAACTTAATAAGGAGACAAGTACTAAAACCTTTAGCACACACAATAACTTCCCAGGAAATGAACTTCTTTCATTTGATCTGGCATTTTTGAGCTAAAATTTCTaatctaaaattttgaatttctgtaAGGACGTGACTTGTCAGGCTTTAACTGATGCAATAAATAAATCCTTAGCACAGGGAGTTTGCCACTCATAGTTAAAATGATCTAAGGTCTATTCActacacaaaaaaggaaataagcATGACATATCAAACTTTAGACCGATTTCTTTAGTTCCAACTGTGTCTAAGATACTAGAGAAAGTAGTACTTTCTAGAATACTTGAACACCTTAAACACAATGACCTGATACCGAAAGGACAACATGGGTTTATCCCAGGAAAATCAACTATCATTGTCCTTACTGAACTCAttgaaaaataatagataatattgaCCTTGGAAACACTTGTCACAATTATTTTTCTTGACTTAAGTAAGGCTTTTGACTCCTTGTCTCATAGACTAATTCTCACTTAAATTTGTGTCCTTGGAATAAAAGGAATAGCTCTTAACTGGTTCGAAAGTTACCTTACTGCGAGAGCAAGTAGTGGAATTAAAGCAGTGTTTGAATGGTGTTAATGAAGTTTTACAGTCAAGACCGCAAAATATTACAAGAGAAGTCCCACAAGGGTCAGTATTGGGCCctgtattgttaatattgtttacaaGCGACCTGTCTGAAAAACTTGAAGCCTATAGTCACCCCgtcatgtatgcagatgatactgcaTTAGTTACCTGCAATAAGTCAGTAGAATCACTGGAGATCAACACATTCATTTCACTTAGCTTAGCACAgcagtattgtttaaataatgccTGGTGTTTAATCCATCTAAAACCAAGCTCCTTGCAGTGGGAAGGCTTAAAGATCACGTATCAGGACCACCTGATTTAGAGAGAGTGGATGAACTAATACACCTTGGTGTGTTTCTTGACCAATGTCTGTCATGGAACTGCCATATAGATAATCTTTGCTCAAAATTAAACTGTGCCATCTTTGCCCTTAGAAGAATTAAAGCAACTGGCACATCATCCGCCTTAAGGATTGCCTATTTTGCCCTTTTTGAATCTCACCTACGATACAGAATCACCCTATGGGGTGGCCCCTCAGTTGGTAATCTCCAGAGGTTGTAATTCTTCAAAAGCGAGCAATCAGGGTTATGGCCGGCCTCTTTCTCCTAGACAGCTGTGGAGAAGTCTTCAAAGACCTAGACATCCTTACAGTCATCTCAATCTACATAATGGAGGTGATTATTTATGCTTCAAAACAAAATCCGTTAAGAAATGAAGAGGTACATGCTTATCAAACTAGAAGAGCTCAGGCATATCGTCTTCCAGCCCACAGAACTACTCTACACCAAAAAGCCATCATTTGCTGGAGCCAAGCTTTTCAACAAACTTCCCGAGGACCTTAAAAGTTGCAACTCGAAGACGATGAAAAGACAACTACATGACTGGCTGGTGAAGAAGTCAATCTACACCATAGAAGAATTATATTGCATCCTTGACCTTTAAATTTTGCCCTCTTGTTTACATTTTCTTCCCTTGTAATGTAACCAATTTGGACTTTGTACTATTCTATGATGTGACAAATATTCTGTTCTCAGTGTTCATGAATAAAGAGttctctttcttcttcttcttcttcttcttcttcttcttagctatttttccaatatttgtttgtttgatttcTGTTAGTTAGATAGCTAGTAAaccaaatatttgtattatcttGTAGCTATTCCAAGTGTTGTTAACTTCTTTAATAGATGGTTATATTCATACTCTTGCAATGGCCCTATACAATTGTTTCAGCTCAGTCATTACACTTGtagtatatttactataaattactacatttaaaacttaaaatcgtgtacttaacattttaaacagttttgaaaattcactctcttgttaaattattatacttgaacatttttgtgtttttattttgattcaaacgtctaaataatgttacttttactAGTTCTGAACTATGGATTTCATAAAATCTACCACATCAAattaattgaacaattttattacaattctctaaaaatgttaaaaattaagataatacATACCATTCTGTAGTTAATACATacctgttaatatttatttatcatacttCATTTAATAGTCCCTCCTCTTATggtaatactatttatatatttttcactaataatgttttaattatttttctttacacaCCCTgaactatttaatataaattcactAAATTTAGATTACTAACACGTTTTGGTTATGTAATGATTTTCAACCATGTGCACCAGGGCTGTATTTCTAAataggctaagtaggctgcagcctagaGCGGCAAAATTAAGGGGCggcagatttgaaaaaaaaattaaaatattaaaatgaaatatttgtgaaatacaatattattttccttatatgagtttaagtttgtgttatataaatagagCTTTTAGGAAACACATACACTTTAATTTCCTATTTCGTTGTatatattactacaaaatatgtacgAACGCCTTGTTCCTTCGCGCAATGAGCGGCGATCTGCCGATTTACATTGGCAACACCCCCTGGCAGCCGGCAGCCCTGGGTGGCTGGCGCGACAGCTCTCCGCTCCCCTGCCCCTCCCCACCTCTCCAACACTGGCGCTCAGCTGATAGTCACCTGACGCTGTCACGGACCGACAGACGCACCCTCTGACTCACGACTCACACATCCACAGATTACACTACACTACAGTCTACAGTGACTACACTGCGCTGTCAGTTGGTGGTTGATGTTAGTGTTGTGCACACGGCGGCACGGTTACGGTGTTATATAAGTCGTTGACTCGTTGTATTCAGCTAGTTCAATGTTAAAGTCAACAATCAATTGTAAGTATGATTGAATCTGAATGAGACTTAGATGTAAGAGTGgagtgaatggaaaattttagctaACAAGTAACCATTGCAATAACATGTGGGTCGTTGTCAAATCAACTGTCCTTTCGAGGtcccaatatatacaatttttaataactttaattttaaggggGCGATTCACCATTGCGGTTTTAGCAACCTTTGGCCGGTCGGCTCCCATAAGCGCAATGTTAATTTCACGCTTGCAGGCTTGTCGAATTCAAATGATCATATTCCAACAGTGCTCACAAAATGTgctcataaaaagtaatattttt
This Homalodisca vitripennis isolate AUS2020 chromosome 3, UT_GWSS_2.1, whole genome shotgun sequence DNA region includes the following protein-coding sequences:
- the LOC124357451 gene encoding uncharacterized protein LOC124357451, which encodes MGDLPASRVTPSRPFQSTRVDYAGPFCARVHHLKALRQIKVYLCIFICMVTKAVHIELVTDLTTEGFLAALTRFVSRRGLCSTIYSDCGTNFIGAESSLKKILSETVKASTAMDKISHFASLKGIDFRFNPPAAPHQGGLWESAVKSAKHHLRRVMGETILTLPEFMTLTVQVEAMLNSRPLTPLSADPSDLSALTPGHFLIGTPLAALPEADHHNTPTNRLRHWHLVQAFHQRIWKRWHLEYLHSLQQRSKWTSPQPNIQVGDLVLIQAPSPYLTWPMGRVIKTHPGADGIVRVITLKTINGVLTRPVVKVFPLPME